One genomic region from Balaenoptera musculus isolate JJ_BM4_2016_0621 chromosome X, mBalMus1.pri.v3, whole genome shotgun sequence encodes:
- the TIMM17B gene encoding mitochondrial import inner membrane translocase subunit Tim17-B, with protein sequence MEEYAREPCPWRIVDDCGGAFTMGVIGGGVFQAIKGFRNAPVGIRHRMRGSVNAVRIRAPQIGGSFAVWGGLFSTIDCGLVRLRGKEDPWNSITSGALTGAVLAARSGPLAMVGSAMMGGILLALIEGVGILLTRYTAQQFRNAPPFLEDPSQLPPKEGTPAPGYPSYQQYH encoded by the exons ATGGAGGAGTACGCTCGGGAGCCTTG CCCATGGCGAATTGTGGATGATTGCGGTGGTGCCTTCACTATGGGTGTTATCGGCGGTGGAGTCTTCCAGGCCATTAAGGGCTTCCGCAATGCCCCTGTC GGAATTCGGCACCGAATGAGAGGCAGTGTCAACGCTGTGAGGATCCGAGCCCCTCAGATTGGAG GTAGCTTCGCAGTGTGGGGGGGCCTGTTCTCCACCATCGACTGCGGTCTGGTGCGGCTGCGGGGCAAGGAAGATCCCTGGAACTCCATCACCAGCGGAGCATTGACCGGGGCTGTGCTGGCTGCCCGCA GTGGCCCATTGGCCATGGTGGGCTCGGCAATGATGGGAGGCATTCTGTTGGCCCTCATCGAGGGTGTTGGCATCCTCCTCACTCGCTACACCGCCCAGCAGTTCCGCAATG CACCCCCATTCCTGGAGGACCCCAGCCAGCTGCCCCCTAAGGAGGGTACCCCGGCCCCAGGCTACCCCAGCTATCAGCAGTACCACTGA
- the PQBP1 gene encoding polyglutamine-binding protein 1 codes for MPLPVALQTRLAKRGILKHLEPEPEEEIIAEDYDDDPVDYEATRLEGLPPSWYKVFDPSCGLPYYWNADTDLVSWLSPHDPNSVVSKSAKKLRSSNADTEEKLDRSHEKSDRGHEKSDRGHEKSERSHEKSERSHEKSDRDRERGYDKVDRERERDRDRDRDRGYDKVDREEGKERRHHRREELAPYPKSKKVASRKDEELDPMDPSSYSDAPRGTWSTGLPKRNEAKTGADTTAAGPLFQQRPYPSPGAVLRANAEASRTKQQD; via the exons ATGCCGCTGCCCGTTGCGCTGCAGACCCGCTTGGCCAAGAGAGGCATTCTCAAACATCTGGAGCCCG AACCGGAGGAAGAGATCATTGCCGAGGACTATGATGATGACCCTGTGGACTATGAGGCTACCCGGTTGGAGGGCCTGCCGCCAAGCTGGTACAAGGTGTTTGACCCTTCCTG CGGGCTCCCTTACTACTGGAATGCGGACACAGACCTCGTGTCCTGGCTGTCCCCACATGATCCCAACTCCGTTGTTTCCAAATCTGCCAAGAAGCTCAGGAGCAGTAATGCAG ATACTGAGGAGAAGTTGGACCGGAGCCATGAGAAATCGGACCGGGGCCACGAGAAATCGGACCGAGGTCACGAGAAGTCAGAACGCAGCCATGAGAAGTCAGAACGGAGCCACGAGAAGTCTGACAGAGACCGGGAGCGTGGTTATGACAAGGTGGACAGAGAGCGAGAGCGGGACAGGGATCGGGACCGGGACCGCGGTTATGACAAGGTGGACCGGGAAGAGGGCAAAGAACGGCGCCACCATCGCCGGGAGGAGCTGGCTCCCTACCCCAAGAGcaagaagg TGGCAAGCCGGAAGGATGAAGAATTAGACCCCATGGACCCCAGCTCGTACTCAGATGCACCCCG AGGCACGTGGTCAACAGGACTCCCCAAGCGGAATGAGGCCAAGACGGGTGCAGACACGACAGCAGCCGGGCCCCTCTTCCAGCAGCGCCCTTACCCATCCCCGGGGGCTGTGCTCCGGGCCAATGCCGAGGCCTCCCGAACCAAGCAGCAGGACTga